A segment of the Staphylococcus ratti genome:
AAAAAATCCAAGTTGTTTCTATATGTGCATAAATATTTTGTAATAATTCGTCTGGTGTATTGCCTTCTATTAAATCCCCGTTCACAAGTGCATAAAGCCCCGATGAACAAATCCCACATTGCTGTAGGCATCCATAATCGAGCACATCCACATTGGGATCACTTTCTAATGTTTGATAAACAGATTCAGAACCCCGCGCCATATTAGAGATACAAAACTCAACAATAGGATTCATGTTTCACCTTCTAGCATATCTTTTTTAGTATTCTCATTATAACAAACTCTGCCACTTCATTCTATGGCCCCCTCTTATTTAAAGCGCTTTAAATCGTTTGTCTTTTATTATAGAATCACTTACTCTAAATCCCCCATAACTTATACAATGATTACACTGTTTATAACTAAAAATATGTCTGAAATTTGACATTTGTTTGTACGTCAAATCAAAAACGTTTATAATTAAATATGAATAATGATATCTGAATTTCATTCTTTTACGAGGCACTTCCAATATGTTGAAGGGGTCTAAAACATATTGTCTGGAGAAATCATATAAAATCAACATTAAAGGGGAATTTATAATGAAGAATTTAGTATTATTAGGCGGCGGTTACGGTAATATGCGTATTTTATCACGAATCTTACCTGATTCTTTACCAGAGGAGTATAGAGTAACACTTATTGATCGCATGCCATATCATGGCTTAAAAACAGAGTTTTATGCGCTTGCTGCAGGTTCTAAATCTGATAAAGACGTTCGTGTCAGCTTTCCAAAGTCAGAACGTATGAATATCGTGTATGGCGAAATTACTGACATTGATTTAGAACAACAAATCATTTCTGTTGGCCAAACACGTGTCGACTATGATGATCTAATTATAGGATTAGGTTGTGAAGATAAATATCATAATGTTCCTGGAGCTAAAGATCATACATACAGCATTCAAACTTTGCAAAAAGCACGTAAAACGTATCATGATATCAGTGAATTACCATCAAATTCACAGGTCGGTATCGTAGGTGCAGGTTTAAGTGGTATTGAACTTGCAAGTGCATTACGTGAAAGTCGCAGTGATATTGAAATCTTTTTATACGATAGAGGCGATCGTATTTTAAATCAGTTTCCAGAAAAATTAAGTAACTATGTTAAAAAATGGTTTGACCAACATGATGTCACTGTTGTGCCGAATTCAGACATTGTGAAAGTAGAACCGGGCATTCTCTATAATAAAGATACCAAAAATGAACATGACTTGATCGTCTGGACAGCAGGGATTCAACCTGTCGAACTCGTGCGCAATTTACCTATTGATTTAAGTCGAAGTAACCGTGTTATCTTAAATCAATATCATCAAATTCCAACGCATCCAAATGTTTACGTCGTTGGAGATTGTGCTGATTTACCTCATGCGCCAAGTGCACAGTTGGCTGAAGAACAAGCTGATCAAATCGCAACTGTTTTAAAAACGCTATGGGAAGGTAAAACACTTCCTGAACAAATGCCAGAAATTAAAATTCAAGGCTTCTTAGGTTCATTAGGTGAGAAAAAAGGCTTTGCTTACTTAATGGATAAAACTGTTACGGGTCGCCTTGCTTCCATTTTAAAATCAGGTGTGCTTTGGTTATACAAATACCATAATGGTTAAGTAGTTCTAACTTTGCTTAAAAACAATCCATATACTTAAAAACGTGACGCGTAATTCTATCACACTGGATTGCTGCGCCACGTTTTTTGTAAATATACACCACTATCATTATCGCACCCAAAATTGTTCTCCTGGCCTTTCAATTATGAAAAGGGAACTGCCATAAGTAATATTGTTTGTCATAGGTTCTTAATCCAAAACCAAATAAAAATTAGACCTTTATATAAGATCAGTATTTTGTTCTCTTTGTTTCTCAATCATTATTACTTGTTGAAATGTTCATCTATAAAACGTGTAATAGGCTTAATTTGAACGTAACCATCCGTTACATACTCATCATTCATTGTCACAAGTGGATAAAACAATTCATCTTCATTGATTTGCTCAATATAATGTTGATCGTGATCCGATAAACCTTCTGTATCTTTTTCAATATCGATGTACGTATATTCAAAATCAATGTTTGGATATTTACGCGCTAAAATAGATTGCAACCAATCATACGTGTTACGTGAACTTGGCGCATTCACACAACTAGCGCAGATGTCATCAGCTCCATAAACAACAACGCTCACTTTAGTCACTAAGAATCCCCTCTCATTTTCAAATATAGATTTTTACTACTGATTCTATTATAATAAAAAAATAAGAGTAATTAGAACCATTTAACTTGAAAGGAGGCATTTTACATGCCAACTGAAAATGCAACAATGTATGACCAAGTTGCTGAGGTCATCGAAAGATTACGTCCTTTCTTATTACGCGATGGCGGAGATTGCGAACTCGTAGATGTTGAAGATGGCATCGTTAAACTTCAATTGTTAGGTGCATGTGGTACATGTCCTAGTAGTACAATTACATTAAAAGCAGGTATTGAACGCGCGCTTGTGGAAGAAGTACCGGGTGTCATTGAAGTTGAACAAGTCTTTTAACATATTAAAAAGATTAAAACTTTCACATTGCCTTAGCCTAAAATCAGACTGAGGCATGACGTTTGTATATAGGGCCGTCGTACTATCCTGCCCATTCTCTTTTATGATATACACACATTAAAAACCAGTAGCATACTTGAGCATGCTACTGGTTTTTTATTATGACTGAATATGTTTTTCAATTTGTTTTGTTAATTCAACTAAACCACGCCACCCGATATGAACTGAGTCACTCATTACATATGGTCGATAGTCTTGGTCAGTCATGTCGTATACTTTACCACCACGAGATGTAATTGTTTTCACAATTTTTTCATCTACTTTTTGACGACGCTCTTTACTAACGTGAATCGAATCATACCATTTTCCATTAACTGGCAACACAACATATTGTACATCCGCATTCGCGGCGTTCATTGTATCTACCAATAATGCTAGATCTTTAAACTCTGGTGAATTTAAACGGAACTCATATTGACGATCGATAGGACGCTTATTCTTTTTGATTAACTTCCAATACGAATCTTTAATACGGTAAGGGTTAGAAGAACTATGCTTTTTACCATAAATCTCTGCTTCCTTATCGAGTTGTTCATAACTTTTCGTATTCAATTTAGATTTATCTACTAATTTCGTTAATTTATCCGTTTCCGGGGATAACGAAATATAGCTTTTTAAGATTTCTATTTTTTCTAAATGATTCGCATAAAATGGGTTGAGGTAATGTCCTTCAACCTTCCCTGTTTTAGCGACTTTCTTTAAAAAAGCATCTTTTTTATTTGTTTTAAAATGTAATAACCGTTGCGCTAAACGTTGTTTTAGATGATTCGGTATGTTTGGATTATCGAAATATTGGTTAATTTGCACTTTTGAGGCACGGCCTAAATAGTTGTTTTCTAAAATACCATTCCGCGTAAACCACTGTGGCGAAATAATAATTGTCATTTTTTTACCTTTTAACTGATCATACTGTGCCCCTAACGCAAGCGTTTGTAATAAATCAGTCTGTCCCCCTGTACCAACATAGAATAAATCAGGCTGCTTTCCTTTTAATAAGATTAGCGGTTGGAACGGGTCATCTTTACGAAGCTCACTTGAGCCATAGACAGGGTAAAAGTTTTTATCTTTCAACATTGCATGCTGAATTGATGAACCTTTAATGACGTTATCTGTATTTGCCACTTGTTGTGTTAACAGTTTTTTATGTGACCAATTGGGCTGAAGCCACGAAGCAGGTATTAAAACAAACGCACCAAATAACAGTGCACTAACAAGAAATGCTATAAGTGCGGGATACTTTAGCTTCATTGTAATTCAGTTAAAACTTCTACAATTTTATTTGGTGTTGCCCATGCTTCACGATCAAAATCCATAATTGATACTTCGATATCCAATTCATTTTGAATTGCTAAAATAAGTTGAACTGTTTGCATAGAATCTAATATACCCTCATCAAATAAACGAACATCTGGTTGTTCTTTTACAATACTATCTTCTGTTACATCTTCTAAAATATTTAATACTTGTTCTCTAAATTCCATATCAATCACTCCTAAATTAAATCAGTTTCCCTGAGAATATTAAAAGTCCAAATGCTATAAAGTGGAAAGTAATAAGGATACCCATTACATTGAAAAACGGATGTTTAAGTTGACCAAAACGTTTTTTACGCCATCTTTCATAATAAGCATATCCAATAAATAATGCTGCATGGAATAAACCATAAATAATGTAATGCCATTCAAGCCCATGCCATATCCCCATAATTCCGAAATTGATTAAAAATGCTAAATTTGATATATGGAATGTTGATTTCATATATTTCTTTTTCGTCATAAAAAAGACGATACGCATATATACACAATCTCTGAACCAGAAAGAAAGCGACATGTGCCAACGGTTCCAGAAATCTTTAATATTTTTAGCCATAAATGGTTTATTGAAGTTCATTGGTGTTTGAACACCTAAAATATAACTAAAGGCTACTGCAAACAAACTGTAACCTGCAAAATCAAAGAAAATATAGAATGTATAGCCATACATGTAAATCCAGTAATCTGTAAATGACGTTAAATGTCCACCCATTGGGGTAGTTACATATTTCTGAATTAAGAATGCCACAATGTATTTGTATAAGAATCCGAGCATAACATAATGGATGGCTTTTTCTAAAAGTTGTCTATATTGCGCTGAATCTGGCACTTTCTTTTCATCTTTGACAAAACGTCTAAAGCGATCAATCGGACCAGATGAAATTGTTGGGAAGAATGTCATAAACGCCAACAATTTCTTAAGTGGTATTTCTTTGATTGAGTGATCACGGATTTCCATAATCAACTGAATACTCTTAAACGCTATATAAGAAATACCTAAAAATCCAAACATACTTAATAGTTTGGAACTGTACATATGTACTTGTCCCGTCCCTAGCCAAGAACTCATAAGAATTTTAACGATAATTAATGGTAATAAGGATAAGAAAAGTACAGTGACATATAATGCTGTAGAGTTGCTCTCTTTATTTTTATTTAATTTTTCATAGCCTTTAATCAATAAAACTTGCCAAATGATGTAAAGGAAAAACGTTATCGTATGATAACTTAAATATTTAATACCTAAAAAATTGTACTTGTGATCAGCAAAAATGATGATCAACATGACAATTGTACTGAGTGCATTATAAATCTTTGATCGTTTACTAAACAATCCTAATATAATAATAGGAAGTAAAATGATAAATGCAATCAAGAAAAAGTGCAATGAACCATATGGTGTCATGATTGATATACCTCGTTAATCATTTTTCGGTCAATTTTACCATTATTATTTAATGGCATTTGTTCCACGCATACCCATTGTTGTGGAATCATATAGTCCGGTAATTCTTGTTTGATACGTTGTTTAATCGCTTTAACTGCTTCTTTTTCATCTAGATCTTGTGATGAAAGCTGTACAACACCTTTAAGCAATTTTACCTTGTTATTTTTGCGCACTGGCACTACCATAGCGTTACTAATTTCGTCTAAGCGATTCAATTTTGCTTCGATTTCTTCAAGCTCCATTCGATAACCGTTATATTTAATTTGGTTATCGATACGTCCTTGAATGAACCATTGATTATTTTCAAATTTTGCGCTATCACCAGTTAAGTAGCCTCGTGTTTTATTTGTTTCAAAAAACACACGTGCACTACGCTCTGGGTCTTTCACATATCCTGCACTTACGCATGATCCTTCAATGACAAGTTCATTCTCTTCTGTCACACGTAATGCTACACCAGGTCTTGGTACACCGATAGGTACACTTTCAAACTGCTCTAATACGTCTTCTGTCACTAAGATACTTGTAATTGCTACAGTTGCTTCAGTTGGACCATACGTATTATAAATTGCAGAATTAGGGAATTGTTTTAATAAACGTTGTGCCGATTTATGTCCAAAAACTTCACCACAGAATAAAAATGTCGATGTGTTCGGCATTTGTTCTGCATTAAATGAAGGTAATAATAAGCACATTTCCATAAATGACGGTGTAGATACCCATACATCTATCGGTTGTGAAACGAATAATTCGTGCAATGCTTTCGGGTTAATAATCATGTCTTTAGACACAAATTGAATCGTTCCCCCAGAAACTAGCGCTGGATATATCGTCATCACAGATAGGTCAAAAGAAAGCGGTGCTTGGTTTAACCAAACTTGTCCTTCTTTATTTTGGTTTAAATCATCTACCCAATGCGCAAAATCTACTAGACTATCATAATAAATCTGCACACCTTTAGGTTCCCCTGTCGAACCCGATGTAAAAATCGTATATGCAATAGAATCTGGACGAATGTTTGAAACGTGTTCTTTTACACCTGTCAACTTCAATGATTCCACGTCAACGACCTTTACATTGTCAATCGTCATTGTGTCGGTCATTGTATTTAAAAATAAACTTGGTTGAATCCTGTTAACGATAGATTCGATACGATTGACTGGAATCGAATAATCAATCGGTACATAGCCACATCCTGCTTTTAATGCTGCAATCATTCCCACAATCATATAGGGCGACATATGTCCATAAACGACAATCGGTTGTGTTGCGTTCTTAAGTTGTAATGCAAGTTCGTTCGAATATGTCTCTAATTCGGAATAAGTTAATGTGTTAGTCTGATGTTGCACCGCATTTTTCTTTGGAGTGGTTTCACTAAAATAACGAATTGCCTCTAAAATATCTCTCATCGTCATTACTCCTTAAATATTAAAATTCATTGTAGACAAATGTACTTTGTGCACCACCGTCTCCGTACAACAAATACAAAGCCATCATAATAGCAAAATAGAATACCATTAATAAAAATGACTTTAGATACACATGATTTGCCAATTTCATAGTACGTCACTTCTCTTCTTTAAAAATTGTCGTGCATAGAACTGGTGATTCAGAAGTGAACAATGTGCCCCATCTTTCGAACATTGACTTCCTTTAAGTTTATTCCCAAAACATAAAACATACTTCACATTTCTCATTCATCTGTTCCATTCATTTACACACGTAATATTATAATACTATTCACTCATTATATCTCGTATTTCGAATAATTTAAGTAAATTTTAAACTAAATCAGACTTAAGTCTTAGAAATATATTTTACTAAAAATTTAGCTTCTCCTACAAGTCTATTTCACTCTAATTTCGTATTGTCATGCTTAACTTAATCCCATAGTTGAGGACTCTATGAAACCTAGTAAATTAGCACTAAAACAAAATTTGAACAGAACCTTCACAATACAACAAAATTTGAGAAATCATTTTGCGTATCGTTTCAGTTCTGTTCAAAATTAAAATACTTTTTTTCTAAACTCATCTCAACCATCATTTGCTCATACTTATAAAAACTACGCTTTATGCATAACTTGGTTACGCGCAGTTCTGTCATTGAAAACATCTTCAATATTAAGCACGCACGTTTGAATCATTTGGTCTCGCGTTAATACTGAAGCACTGCCAATGTGTGGTGTTACAATCACATTGGGGAATTTTAATAATGGATGATCCATTCGAATCGGTTCGTCGCGTACCACGTCTAGTCCAGCTCCTGCGATTTCACCATTTTCGATAGCATCTACTAAGTCTTCCTCTACAACTAAATCACCACGTCTAATATTAATAAATATGGCATCTTTTCTCATTTTTTTAAATGCCTCATGATTGAAAACGTTTTGTGTTTCTGGAGTAGAAGGGGCTGTAGAAATAATAAAGTCACTTTCCTGAATTAACGTTTCAAAAGACGTGTAAAACGCGCCCAACTCGCTTTCGGCTTTTGCATTACGCGAGCGATTATGATATAGAATATCCGCATTAAAGCCTCTTAAACGTCTCGCAAACGCTCTGCCAATTTCACCCATACCAAATATGCCTACTTTTGATCGATAAATATCTTTACCTGCTAATAGATACGGCCCCCAACTTTCCCATTTACCTTCTTGTACATATTTTTCCGCTTCTACGATACGACGAGACGTTGCTAACATTAAAGCAAATCCTAACTCTGCCGTAGTTTCTGTTAATACGTGAGGCGTATTGGAGATAGCGACTTCATGACGTTCAGCTGCTGCTAAATCAATATTATCGTAACCCACTGCCATATTAGCAACAATTTTCAAATGTGGTGCTGCATGAAAAAGTGTCTCATCTATTTGTTCACTTAGTGTGACAAGTAAAGCTGTCTTATCTTTGGCAGCCTCTAAAAACTGCTCTCTTGGCATCGGCGTAAGATGATGATCCCATATTTCAACTTCAGCATATTGCTCTAAACGCGCTTTAAATTTTTCTGGTATCTGTCGCGTGACTAAAATTTTATTCATAGGTATCATTCCCCCTTTTCAAGTTGTTGTTTTAAAACGGTTAAATCTCTTACACTATAAGTAGGAGGCATCGGTTTGGTCATCGCTTCCTGTTCTGAAGTAACACCCGTTTGAACATGTATTGTATCGATTCCCACATTAATCCCCGATAAGATGTCAGTTTCATACAAATCACCAATCATTGCCACGTCTGTTGGATTGACTTGTAGTAAATCCAGCGCTTTTTTCATTATTGGTGTCTCTGGTTTCCCAATAAATATTGGGTCCGTTTTAGAAGATACTGTCACAACGCTTGTTAACGAACCATTGCCTGGTAAAAAACCTTGTTCTTTCGGAATTGAAGGGTCCTTATTGGTTGAGATGAATGTCGCACCTTTTTGTACAGCTAATGTTGCTATCGTTAATTTTTCATATGTGATTTGTTCATCTAAGCCCATGACAACAAAATCCACATCTGTATCTGATTTCAGCTGTAATCCTGCTTCTTTTAACGCCGTCTCTAAACCAGAAGCGCCAACCATATAAACAGAAGCATCTGGTTTTTCAGTTGCAATGTAATCCGCGGTCGCCATTGCAGAAGTAACGACTTCTTGAGGTTTCGCATTAATCCCCATACTTTTTAGCTTTTGAACTACGTCATCTGGAGATTTTGTTGAATTGTTTGTAACATAAAGATGGGGAATATTTTCGGTGTTAAGATAATCAATAAATGCTTTGGCACCTGAAATCGCTTCGTTTCCTTTATATAATGTTCCATCTAAATCAATGAGATATGCTTGATAGGCTTTCATTCTGCACGCGCTCCTTTTCCAAATGCGGTAACAGGTACATTTTCATTTTCTAAAAAGTGAATGACTTCATCAATGAATTGTCGATAATAAGGTATTGCTTCGTCAAAAATTGGTTCGATTTCTTCAACATGTAACGTGTCATATAAATGTACAAAACGCTTGCGTACATCAATCGTTTGATGCAAATGAGTTTGTGTCGATTTAGATATTGCGCCTTCAAGTTCTAAAATATCAATTACATCTTTGTAATTACCAGGATCCCTTAAAATAAAAGCATCAATAATCATATTCCCAATATCTACTGAAGCTTCAATCAACATATGTGCTACACGTTCAAATGCGTAATGGTTTTCCTTCGATGATGCATAATCATTTGTTAGTTGTCTTAAATATGTAAGTTTTCGAGATAATTCTTCCTTATTCACAAAATACATTTTCGTCACCTCTATTATTTTAATCATATCACAATTTTGCAGTTCTATTCATTTATCGTTATACTTGGCTTAACATTTTCATTGAAGGAGCGCTTAAAATGATAGACATGTACTTATATGATGACATTGAGCCTTCACAAGTCCGCTTCGTTGGCTTCGTGGGAGAACATAGTCGTTATGATTTAGTGTTAATCCAAACTGATCGACATTACGGAAAAACACTAGTCTTAAATACACAAACAAATAAATTTGGCATTATTGGAACAGATGATTTAGAAGAAGAAGGCTATATTGCCTATATTTTAGGCGTTAATGACGAAGAAGCAGATGAAATTACTGATTACCTTCATGAAGTCATCCAATAAAACAGATACGGTAAGCATATGTCACTATCCGTACCGTTTAAACAGTGCTACGTGCGTCTTAATTTAAAAATTTGAAGATGAGACGCTTGAAGCTACTCATAAAATTTATAAAGCCAATTACTGCCTAGGATGGAAATGTATTTCGTCATCCTAGGCAGTTTTGTGTGTGACAATCATATTGGTAGATCCGTTTCATTTTTTCACCCTTGAAATATATTGGTCCACTATTTATTTATCTTTTCGAGAAAATTGGCGTTCCAATGCCTTCGCCTCTTTTTGCGCACGCTTTCTAAAAATAAGATTCGTCAATGTCATTTGGACGATAAGGAAACTCGCATTTGTAATCCAATATAAAGCAATTGCGCTTGGCGTTTGCGTGGCTGCAAACATAATAAATAGCGGCATTAAAATCGCTAATACGATTGTGAAACGTTTACGTTCAAAATTCCCCATATTCACTAATGGTTGAATACAGTATAACAGTCCCGCCAAACATGTAAGCACCACAGTAGGATGTCTCAAATCAAAACCTAAAAATTGCATTTCCGTCATTAAAATATGTTCACTCGGATGCTTGATGGCATACAAAAGTCCTAAAAGTATAGGAAACTGTAAAAGCATCGGTAAACACCCAAGCATCGTTTGATAAGGGTGCATCCCGTATTGTTGATACAATTGCATCAATTGCTTTTGCGCTTGACGTTTTTCCTCAGGTACTTGAGTTGCTTTCACTACTTCTTTGGCTTGATTCAGTTGCGGCATCACAACAGGCTTAATCTGTCGGATACGATGACTCACTTTAGATTGACGAATCATAAACGGAAGCATACAAAAGCGTACGAGCAACACTAATAAAATAATCCCAAAACCAAACTGACCACCAAACCAACTACTAAAAAGCCCAAGTAACCATTGCATCGGTGCGATAAATATGGCATCAAACCCTTGTGTAAATAAATTATCCTTCTTAGAAGAACATCCCGTTAAAACGATAATCAAACTGAGCACAAACATTCCCTTTTTAATTTGTGCTAACATCACTCTATCCTTTCTCATACATAGTCATAAATAAGTATAACATGCCTTAAAAACAAAGAAGTATAAATGAAATACTACGACTTCATCTATACTTCTATTTAATATTAAACACTATTCTTGTATACTTGGCTGAATTTTAACGTCTTTTAATTTATCTTCGCTTACTACAAACGCGTCTTCTGCAAAGTGCTTTTCTGCCTCGTGTTTGCTTAATCGACGTACGATGAAATAAGCACATCCAAAATTACAATATTCATATAAATAATCTTGGATTGTAGAGAAACGTTTATTAAAGTCCGCTTTTCGATTTGAATCATAATAAAAGCCTTTCAAGCGTAACTGTTCGTGACCATAATCGCCTACTATAAAATCGTACTTATCTAAAATTTCTGAGTACCTCGCGACAAAGTCTTCTTCAACAAAGCCATCTTGATATGATTCAAGGAGCTCAAAGTAATGGTTACCTACTTTTATCATGTTTATCACACCTTGATATTATTGATTCAATTGCGCTTCACCTAGACGATGTTTTTCTTTGGCTGCTTCATTTACTTGTTCGTCTGCGTGATATGAACTACGTACTAATGGACCTGCTTGGCAATGTTTAAACCCTTTTTCCATCGCGATTTTACGTAACTTACCAAATTCTAATGGTGTGTAGTATTTTTGTACTTTTAAATGTTTACGAGATGGTTGTAAATACTGTCCAATCGTTAAAATATCTACATCATTCGCACGCAAATCGTCCATTGTTTCGTAGATTTCTTCAATCGTTTCCCCTAAACCAACCATAAGACTTGATTTCGTTGGTACGTCTGGTTGTAATTCTTTAGAACGACGTAAAAATTCCAACGTACGATCATATGTGGCACGTGCACGTACTCTCGGTGTGAGACGACGTACGGTTTCGATATTATGGTTAAGAATATCCGGTTTAGAAGCCATTAATGTTTTAAGCGCTTCGTAATCCCCGCCCATATCAGACGGTAAAATTTCAATAGTTGTAAATGGATTGCGTTCACGTACTTTACGTACTGTTTCAGCATACACATTTGAACCTGCGTCTTTTAAATCATCACGTGCTACCGCTGTAATAACCACGTGCTTAAGATTCATTAACTCAACCGACTCTGCTACGCGTTCTGGTTCTTCTAAATCAAGCTCATTTGGCAATCCAGTTTTAACCGCACAAAAACGACACGCACGCGTACACACAGCCCCCAAAATCATAAACGTTGCTGTACGACGTGCTCCCCAACATTCGTGAATGTTTGGACACTTGGCTTCCTCACATACCGTATGTAGGTTTTTTTCACGCATCATTTTTTTGAGCCCAGTATAGTTCTCATTAGTGTTTAATTTTATTTTCAACCAATCTGGTTTACGTAGAATTTCTTCATTTTTTGTAGCCATAACAGCAGATACCCTCCTGTAGTTTTAGGTCTCATTACATTATAACGAACTTTGACTTAAATTAAAATCTAGTGGCTTAATTTCATAGACGCAATAATTTTTCTTTGAAAATGTCTCGCAAAAATTCAGGCATAAGATACGAAACAGCTTCATCTTTTAATAACGGAAAATAACGTCCAAACGTATACATGTCCACAGTACCTAATGTATACGTTTCCTCATCTATAATTTCACGGCCTTTTACAAAACAACGTTGAGAAGAAGCAATATACCCTGCTTCATATAGAATATAACCACCAAAGATATCACCACGAAAACCTAATCCTTGTGCATGTTGATGGATATACTCATTTTGACTTGCTAATAGAATGATTTCTTTTAATTTTCGTCCACTTAATTTGACTCGGACCGTATTAATGGGATGTGGCAACATTTGATGAATATCATACTCTGTCAGTTGCTTATGACGATACCCTTTTACAACTAATCCTGCGTTGATAATTGTGCAATCTGCCTCTGTAAATTCATAAATACTTTCCGCGAGCAGATAGCTCACTTTAGTAATACAATGAGTTGCACTATCTAAGGTCATCGGCTTAGCTATGACTGGCTCGTTTAATAAAGCACGTCCCTCTGAGTCAAAGTCTGTTTCAACTTCTGGCAAAGTAGCTAACGCATGAAGTCTCGCACACTTATGAATGACTTGGCCATCTTCAATATCTAATGTCACTTCACCTAAGAAGTCTCCGTATTTACCAGCTGCAGCCATGAGCACGCCATTTTCTATTTGACCTTTTTCAAAATAATGATGTGTGTGCGCACCAAATATCACATCAATTTCAGGAAGTTTTTCACACAGCATTTCATCAAAAAATATACCCACATGACTCATTACAAGTAGCACATCATATTCATTTTTATGGCTCACTATTTCAGCTTTAATCGCTTCAAACGGGTCGGTTACGACCCAGTCTAAAGCACGATAAAATGGTGTAAAAGGCGCTGTTACAGCAACAAACAACAACCGGACTCCATCGATATTTTTTATAATAGAAGACACGAAATTTTCAGGTAATGCCCCTTTGTCATCAAATACGTTTGCACATGTAACCGTA
Coding sequences within it:
- the dltC gene encoding D-alanine--poly(phosphoribitol) ligase subunit DltC; this translates as MEFREQVLNILEDVTEDSIVKEQPDVRLFDEGILDSMQTVQLILAIQNELDIEVSIMDFDREAWATPNKIVEVLTELQ
- the dltD gene encoding D-alanyl-lipoteichoic acid biosynthesis protein DltD, with translation MKLKYPALIAFLVSALLFGAFVLIPASWLQPNWSHKKLLTQQVANTDNVIKGSSIQHAMLKDKNFYPVYGSSELRKDDPFQPLILLKGKQPDLFYVGTGGQTDLLQTLALGAQYDQLKGKKMTIIISPQWFTRNGILENNYLGRASKVQINQYFDNPNIPNHLKQRLAQRLLHFKTNKKDAFLKKVAKTGKVEGHYLNPFYANHLEKIEILKSYISLSPETDKLTKLVDKSKLNTKSYEQLDKEAEIYGKKHSSSNPYRIKDSYWKLIKKNKRPIDRQYEFRLNSPEFKDLALLVDTMNAANADVQYVVLPVNGKWYDSIHVSKERRQKVDEKIVKTITSRGGKVYDMTDQDYRPYVMSDSVHIGWRGLVELTKQIEKHIQS
- a CDS encoding YuzB family protein, whose product is MNPIVEFCISNMARGSESVYQTLESDPNVDVLDYGCLQQCGICSSGLYALVNGDLIEGNTPDELLQNIYAHIETTWIF
- the dltA gene encoding D-alanine--poly(phosphoribitol) ligase subunit DltA, whose product is MRDILEAIRYFSETTPKKNAVQHQTNTLTYSELETYSNELALQLKNATQPIVVYGHMSPYMIVGMIAALKAGCGYVPIDYSIPVNRIESIVNRIQPSLFLNTMTDTMTIDNVKVVDVESLKLTGVKEHVSNIRPDSIAYTIFTSGSTGEPKGVQIYYDSLVDFAHWVDDLNQNKEGQVWLNQAPLSFDLSVMTIYPALVSGGTIQFVSKDMIINPKALHELFVSQPIDVWVSTPSFMEMCLLLPSFNAEQMPNTSTFLFCGEVFGHKSAQRLLKQFPNSAIYNTYGPTEATVAITSILVTEDVLEQFESVPIGVPRPGVALRVTEENELVIEGSCVSAGYVKDPERSARVFFETNKTRGYLTGDSAKFENNQWFIQGRIDNQIKYNGYRMELEEIEAKLNRLDEISNAMVVPVRKNNKVKLLKGVVQLSSQDLDEKEAVKAIKQRIKQELPDYMIPQQWVCVEQMPLNNNGKIDRKMINEVYQS
- a CDS encoding YuzD family protein codes for the protein MTKVSVVVYGADDICASCVNAPSSRNTYDWLQSILARKYPNIDFEYTYIDIEKDTEGLSDHDQHYIEQINEDELFYPLVTMNDEYVTDGYVQIKPITRFIDEHFNK
- a CDS encoding NifU family protein, translating into MPTENATMYDQVAEVIERLRPFLLRDGGDCELVDVEDGIVKLQLLGACGTCPSSTITLKAGIERALVEEVPGVIEVEQVF
- a CDS encoding NAD(P)/FAD-dependent oxidoreductase: MKNLVLLGGGYGNMRILSRILPDSLPEEYRVTLIDRMPYHGLKTEFYALAAGSKSDKDVRVSFPKSERMNIVYGEITDIDLEQQIISVGQTRVDYDDLIIGLGCEDKYHNVPGAKDHTYSIQTLQKARKTYHDISELPSNSQVGIVGAGLSGIELASALRESRSDIEIFLYDRGDRILNQFPEKLSNYVKKWFDQHDVTVVPNSDIVKVEPGILYNKDTKNEHDLIVWTAGIQPVELVRNLPIDLSRSNRVILNQYHQIPTHPNVYVVGDCADLPHAPSAQLAEEQADQIATVLKTLWEGKTLPEQMPEIKIQGFLGSLGEKKGFAYLMDKTVTGRLASILKSGVLWLYKYHNG
- the dltB gene encoding D-alanyl-lipoteichoic acid biosynthesis protein DltB: MTPYGSLHFFLIAFIILLPIIILGLFSKRSKIYNALSTIVMLIIIFADHKYNFLGIKYLSYHTITFFLYIIWQVLLIKGYEKLNKNKESNSTALYVTVLFLSLLPLIIVKILMSSWLGTGQVHMYSSKLLSMFGFLGISYIAFKSIQLIMEIRDHSIKEIPLKKLLAFMTFFPTISSGPIDRFRRFVKDEKKVPDSAQYRQLLEKAIHYVMLGFLYKYIVAFLIQKYVTTPMGGHLTSFTDYWIYMYGYTFYIFFDFAGYSLFAVAFSYILGVQTPMNFNKPFMAKNIKDFWNRWHMSLSFWFRDCVYMRIVFFMTKKKYMKSTFHISNLAFLINFGIMGIWHGLEWHYIIYGLFHAALFIGYAYYERWRKKRFGQLKHPFFNVMGILITFHFIAFGLLIFSGKLI